TCACATGAAGTTTCTTGAATTAACTAATAACTTCAAAGAAAATTGCAAtaggttttgtgttgtttagtGAGTAGTGTGTGTGAATAGCATTCATTTTCTTCACATGGCCTTGATTAGTTGGGTGGTTGGGAAAGAAACCGGTTTAAAGAATTTCCTTGGCTACAATTAGGAATGGGTCTTATAGAGTGACACGAAAATTTTAATACTCTATATCTGAAACCGTTAGATTAGTTCATGTTGTGAAGCTCCTAACAAATTAATCCAACTACATTGTACTGACTAGAGTTATGTGCATTATGAGCCGTGCAAACAGAGCTTCTGAGTTGTGGACATGTTTTTTTCAGtattttcttctcatattttgCCAAGTAAATAGAATCCATATATAGCAGAAAGATACATTATGTCATAATCAAGTGGTAAAGAGTTGTGAGAATTTACACCCACACAGTaactgagtaacaaaaacttgATGAGGGTAAAAATTTGAAACTGTCAGAGATAAGGTTTTAGGTGATAGGCAAAGAATGAACCAGCAAAGGTTTTAGCTTTTCTCCTTCTATACAAGCTCTGGTTCAAGAATTTGGGGTTGCATTTTTGTGGGTTTATGGAAATTGTTCCGTACAACTAAGGTCTGATGGCAACGGTGGCAGCTGGACCACGTGTCCAGTTGGTGATATCAGATCATTACAATAATTTCCGTCAGTGTCATAAATGTAGTTGGGTCGCATTTCCACAAAGGTCGAGTCTTTCTTCTTATAAGTATTCCAGTTCATTGTTCTCTGCTTCATCTTTATCTTTGAGTCTTGAAAAGAGGGTGAGGAAGGGTTTTAGGAGAGGAGTGGCTATAACGGCGATGGCGGATTCGGGTACAAGCACAGTCCTTGTCACTGGAGCTGGTGGCAGAACTGGTACTTTTTTTTCTCATTCTCTCGTGGTTGTGTTGAATTGTTAAAAGATTGAATCTTTTTTATATTAATTGTTAAAGTCAAGATGGGTTCAGTTGTTTATGTGGTTTTGCACTgaaatttagatttttttttttttttttttgctgggttATTGATGCTGAGTCAGTGAGTCAATAGTCTTGTTTGTAGCTGCAATCGAAAATGGTTATTTAGGGGTGAAATTTGAAGTGGACCAATTACATTCATGAAGTCAACAGTGTAGGAGTTGAAACTAGAAAGAGAGATGCAATTAGGAACCGTGTGGAGAAGCATGTGTGATTGCAAGTTTGGCTGACAAATGCAATTAGGACTGAAATGAAGTCATTTTCTGAATTGTGTATATTTTGAGGTGTTGCTCAGATCTATGTCCATGAAAGTGGGAGGggaccttcttcttctttttttaatgttAAGGAAGAGATTGTGAGTGTAATGTGTTGTTGGTTGATTTTCACAGGCAACATAGTTTATAAGAAGTTGAAGGAGAGGTCTGATCAGTATGTTGCTAGAGGTCTGGTTAGAACAGAAGAGAGCAAAGCTAAAATTGGTGGATCAGATGATCTTTATGTTGGAGATATAACAGATGCCGACAGCATTGTACCTGCGATCCAAGGTATCGATGCCCTCGTGATCCTTACAAGTGCTGTGCCAAAGATGAAACCTGGTTATGATCCAAGCAAGGGTGAGAGGCCCGAGTTCTACTTTGAAGATGGGCAATATCCTGAACAGGTAATTTTTCAACCATTGTTATGATTAGAATCTTGGTAAGTAGGAAGTCGTTGTAACAGTTGTTTTTGTAACCATTGTTTATCCTCCTTGTTTTAATACATGGTTTTGCTTCTTAGGTTGATTGGCTTGGACAGAAAAACCAAATTGATGCTGGTAGATTTTTTTATCCTTCTTTCCACTTGTTATTTGAACATGGTTTGTTCTAGCATTatgtcaattttgattatgtatAATGATCCTTAACAGCTAAGGCTGCGGGAGTGAAGCAAATTGTATTGGTTGGGTCTATGGGTGGAACTGAT
Above is a genomic segment from Rosa chinensis cultivar Old Blush chromosome 3, RchiOBHm-V2, whole genome shotgun sequence containing:
- the LOC112195375 gene encoding uncharacterized protein At5g02240, which gives rise to MATVAAGPRVQLVISDHYNNFRQCHKCSWVAFPQRSSLSSYKYSSSLFSASSLSLSLEKRVRKGFRRGVAITAMADSGTSTVLVTGAGGRTGNIVYKKLKERSDQYVARGLVRTEESKAKIGGSDDLYVGDITDADSIVPAIQGIDALVILTSAVPKMKPGYDPSKGERPEFYFEDGQYPEQVDWLGQKNQIDAAKAAGVKQIVLVGSMGGTDLSNPLNSLGNGNILVWKRKAEQYLADSGIPYTIIRAGGLQDKQGGVRELLIGKDDELLKTETRTITRADVAEVCVQALQFEEAKNKAFDLASKPEGTGTPTKDFKALFSQITTRF